A stretch of DNA from Nitrospira sp. KM1:
ACGACACGATCAATTAATTTACGGTTCAAGATGGGCGGCACGAAGCCCGCCCCAATGCCCTGTATCTTATGGGGACCGGCTGCTCCGCCCGACAAAACGGGTGAGGTTGCAGGTTCCACGGCAATGATCTGAACGGCCGGATTCCGTTCTTTGAAGACTTCGCCGCAGCCGGTGATCGTTCCACCGGTGCCAACACCGGCGACAAAGGCGTCGAACCGGCCTTGCAGGGCGTTCCAGATTTCCGGCGCCGTCGTCGAGCGGTGGACCGCCGGGTTCGCCGGATTAGAAAATTGATCCGGCATAAAGTATGACGGATGACCGGCCACGATCTTCTCGGCTTCCCTGATGGATCCCAGCATGCTCTCCCATCCCGGAGTACGGACGAGGTCTGCGCCGTAGGACGACAAGAGACTGACGCGCTCCAGGCTCATGGTTTCCGGCATGACGAGAATCAGTTTATATCCTCGGATCGCCGCTACGAGCGCGAGTCCGATGCCGGTATTGCCGCTGGTCGGTTCGACAATCGTGGCACCTGGCTCGAGTCTGCCGCTTCGTTCCGCCTCGTTGATCATGTTGAGGCAAATACGGTCCTTGACACTGCCGCCGGGATTGGCGCTTTCTAGTTTGGCGTAGATGGTCGCGCCTCCATCCGGTGAGAGCCGGTTTAGCCGGATGAGCGGCGTATTGCCGATCAAGCTGGTGACGTCGTCATACGCGTGAACGATCACCGGCCCCCTCCCATGTAGAAGAGAAATTCGATCCGGTCCCCATCCCGAAGAGGCGTCGAATCGAGACTCGCCCGATCGATCATCGCATCGTTCAATTCCACTGCCACCATCTGAGGTTCGATAGTTTTCTCCTTCAGCAGATCGAGGAGAACAGATGCCCGTGTTTCCTCCGGTTTGCCATTGACGGTCACCACCATGAACGATCTCCTCCGATCCAATTCGGTTTAAATAAACAGCGTCGTCTCGGCACCTGCCGTGACCGTGAGAATGGCGGGCAGTCCCATGACGCTGTCTACCAGCCGGGTGACGGTATCTCCGTTCACCCCCATGTATTCGAGGCCGGCACTGCAAGCGACCAGCTGGAAATCACCGACCAATTTGGAGTCCTTGAACATTTCAGAGATGCTCGGAACCTGTTTCGCCCTCAACAGCGCACGGATCTCGTCGCCCGAGCCGACGTGGTCCGAGGGAAAATCCATCTCATCGATCCGGCCTTCGGCCAGCTTCTTGATTGTCCAGAACATCAGAACGACAGTGACCTCTTTCCCCATGGCGGCGGCCGTGAGCCCCAGCGTAGCCACCTGATGAAGCTTGTCGTACGTGCCGTTATGGGCAAAGATCACAAACCGTGGTTTCGGCGTCATGCATGCTCCCGCTGCGTCTTGAGTAGTCCGTACCGCAGCAGCCGATCGCGGACGATATTGCGACTGATACCCAGCAGGCGCGCGGTGCGCAGCTGGTTCCGCTCACAATACTCGTATGCGGCTTGGAATACGGTTTCATCGATGAGCCGGTAGAGATCTGGCGTGTCCGCATCAAAAAGATGTCTGAGTCCTTCCTCCAGCCGGGCCGGTCTTACCGGCGCAGTGGAGGCCGTGATTTCCGGCGGACGGGCAGCGGGCAGTCGCAGGTCTTCGGGTTGTACGATCGATCCTGAACAGACCAGCAGGGCATGATGAATCGTGTTCTCCAGTTCACGAATGTTGCCGGGCCATGGATAGGCGAGCAACGCGCGGGCAGCTGACGGCGAAAGCTCGACGACGGAGTAGCCGAGCCGGTTTCCATATTCGGCAAGAAAGTGTTGGGCCAGCGGTAATACGTCCGCGGTTCGCTGTCTTAGCGGAGGAAGCTCAAGCGATGCGACGTTGAGCCTGTAGTACAGGTCCTCCCGGAATCGTCCGGCCCTTACGGCCTCATCGAGCCTCACGTTGGTGGCCGCGATCAGCCTGACATCCACGGCGACAGGCTGCCGGGATCCAACGGGCACAACTTCCCGCTCTTGAACCACGCGCAGCAGCTTAGCCTGTAACGGAAGAGGAAGATCTCCTATCTCGTCAAGAAACAAGGATCCGCCATGCGCGGTTTCGAACCATCCTGCTTTCGAGGCGACCGCTCCCGTAAACGCGCCGCGCTCATGGCCGAAGAGCTCGCTCTCCATGAGCGAGTCGGTGATCGCCGCGCAATTCACCGCAATGAAGGGTCCTTGATGCCGAGCGCTCCGCTCGTGCAAGTGCCGGGCGATCAACTCCTTGCCGGTGCCAGTCTCTCCGATGATCAGCACGGTCGCTTCACTCCTGGCAATACGCTGAGCGCGTTCCAGAAGTGCATATGAGGCCGGATCTTCGAAGACCAGGCAGCTGGCACGCGTGGAAAGTGTCAGGGCGTGAGGATCTTTCGCTTTGACGATCGTGATGGATGCTTGCGCGTTCGCGGAGGACATGGGCGTATCGGGTCTCTGGTTCATCGGTAATGTCAGTGCCGGCATGGTCGTACGTACGGCTATTGGTCGTGAATACTCAGCCTCACGTAGGTGTTCCGCGTCCTAAAGCGCTCCTGAATCAGGGTGACAACGGGTCCGGTATTCTGAAAATCTGGAGTTGCTTGGGATACAAAAACACGACGTCGCCCTGTTGGATCTTGAGCTCGCGATATCGATCTTTGGTGAGCTCGACCTCGATGCTTTGCTCGACGTGCTTCGAATTCAATTCCAGCCTAACCCGAGCTCCTGCGTTGATGACCGTGTGTACGGTGGCTTCGAGCTGGGTCGGGGTCGTCCGGTTAAGGCTCAATTCCAGATCGTGCGGCCGGACAAAGGTGACCTCCTGATCACCAGTGGCGCCGTCTCCGGAAACCGGCAAGAGCGCGTGATCGACATCGACACCCGGCTGTTCATGAGGGGCGCGGCCATGGAAGACATTGACGTCACCGAGGAACTTATACACGAAGGGTGTGGCCGGCTGTTCATACACTTCGTCGGGAGTTCCGATTTGCTCGATCCGGCCCTGGTTCAAGACGACGATGCGGTCTGCCGATTCCAGCGCTTCTTCCTGATCGTGCGTCACGAGTATGCTCGTAATATGTAAGTCGTCATGCAGTCGCCGAAGCCAGCGCCGGAGCTCCTTCCTGACCTTGGCGTCCAACGCTCCGAACGGCTCGTCAAGGAGAAGGAGTTTTGGTTCGACGGCCAGAGCCCGCGCCAGTGCCACGCGCTGACGCTGCCCACCCGAAAGTTGATTCGGATAGCGGTTCGCCATGGCTTGTAATTGGACCAGCGACAGCAGTTCCTCGACTTTGTCCCGAATGCGATCCGCAGAGGGGCGCTGAGCGCGCGGAAGCACGTTGAGGCCGAAGGCCACATTGTCGGCGACGGTCAGGTGACGGAACAGCGCATAATGCTGAAACACGAATCCGACGCGGCGTTCGGTGATGCGCTGATCCGTCACTTCGGTGCCATTGAGCAGAATTCGCCCTTCATCCGGCCGCTCCAAGCCTGCGAGAATTCTCAGGAGAGTCGTCTTTCCGCAGCCGGACGGGCCAAGAAGGGCGACCAGTTCCCCGCGTTGCACATGAATGCTCACGTCCTTCAGCACGGTGAAGGCCCCGAAGCGCTTGGTGACGTGTTCAACCTGTATGCTCATGGATGACTCCCTGTCTGTGCGTGAACGTCAGGAGCGTGCGTCGTCCGGACGGGGTCTGTTTTCCTCTCGACGATCGTTTTGGCGATGAGTGTGACGATCGCCAGCAAGGTCAAGAGGGACGCCACTGCGAACGCCCCGACCGCATTGTATTCGTTATACAGAATCTCTACGTGCAGGGGCAGGGTATTGGTCAACCCTCTTATGTGACCGGAGACGACGGAAACCGCGCCGAACTCCCCCAATGCCCGCGCATTGCAGAGGATGACCCCGTAGAGCAGACTCCATTTGATATTGGGCAGCGTCACCCGCATAAATGTCTGCCACCCTGACGCGCCTAATGTCAGAGCCGCCTCTTCTTCTTCCCGACCCTGCGATTGCATAAGAGGAATGAGTTCCCGTGCGATGAACGGAACGGTCACAAACGTGGTGGCCAACACGATTCCTGGCAGGGCAAAAATGATCCTGATGTCGTGCTGCGCCAGCCACGGTCCGAGCCAACCCTGTGCCCCGAACAGCAGCACGTAGATCAATCCAGAAATGACGGGTGAAACCGCCAACGGAATATCGATCAGCGTGATGACAAACTGCTTGCCGACAAACTCGAATTTGGCGATGGCCCACGCGGCGGCAATGCCGAAGACGGCGTTGAGCGGCACGGCAAGAGAGGCAGCCAGGAGTGAGAGGCGGATGGCGGCCAACGCGTCCGGATCCTGAAATGAAGCGAAATACGCGCCGAGTCCGTGCTTCAGCGCCTCGGTAAAGACTGCGGCGAGAGGGATGAACAGGAACAGAGTGAGATATCCGAGCGCGACGGCAATAAGGATCCAGCGAACGAGTGCCCGTTCGCTTGTGAGCGATGCTTTCCACTCCTCATGGCTGATTCTCGAAATGGCTTGTGTCGTCATGAATAGGTGTCCTTAGCGTCCGGCATGGCGGGCGGTGCTCCACCACTGAAGAAGATTGACGATCAGCGAAAGCAGGAATGAAATCACGAGCATGACGACGCCCAATGACGTCGCTCCCGAATAGTCGTATTGCTCAAGTTTCGTCATGATCAGCAGGGGAGTGATCTCGGATTTCATCGGCATGTTTCCGGCAATAAAGATGACCGATCCGTATTCTCCCACAGCCCGCGCGAACGCCATGGCGATGCCGGTCAGGAGGGCGGGCCACAACTCCGGCACGATGACGGCGCGAAAGGTCTGCCAGCGGCTGGCTCCGAGCGTGGCCGCGGCTTCCTCCACCTCCCGATCCAAATCTTGCAGCACCGGCTGGACGGTACGCACGACGAATGGTAGGCCGATGAAGGTAAGCGCCACCAGGACCCCCAACGGCGTGAATGCCACTTTGATGCCGAGTGGCTCGAGCAGCCGGCCGATCCATCCGTTCGACGCGTAGATGGCTGTCAGCGCGATTCCCGCCACCGCCGTTGGCAGGGCGAACGGGAGATCGACCAGAGCGTCCACGATGGCACGCCCGGGAAATCGATATCGGACCAGAACCCAGGCCACGATTGATCCGAACACGCCGTTGATCAAGGCCCCGACCAAGGAGGCGCCGAAGGTCAGACGGTAGGAAGCGAGGGCGCGAGGTTCCGTCACGGTGTGCCAGAACTGATCCCAGGTCAACGTGCTGGTTTTGATCACCAGTCCGCTCAAGGGGATCAGTACGATTAAACTGAAGTACAGTGTTGCAAATCCGAGCGTCAGGCCGAATCCCGGAAGCACGCTGGGCTGTTTGAGTATCAAAGGCATGAAATTCCCCTCATGCAAACTTGATTATGGTGAACGATCTCCGCGCGTCTGAAATAACCGGTCAAATGTGCCTCCGTCCGTAAAATGGGTCGCGATAGCACGACTCCATCCGCCGAAGACGTCATCGGCTGTGAATAGTTCAACAGGGGGAAACAACTGCGCATATTTTTTAGCCACGGAAGCCAGCCGTGGCCGATAGTGATGGGTAGCCGCCAATTCCTGGCCATGCTCGGAGTACAGGTAACTAAGATAGGCTTCGGCAAGCTTTCTCGTGCCGTGTTTGTCCACTATGACATCCAGAACGGCGACGGGTCCCTCGGTCAGGATGCTGGCTGATGGGTAGACCACGTCAAATCGATCGGCACCCAATTCCTTCTGGATCAGTGAAACCTCATGTTCGAACGTCAGCAGCGCATCCCCCAATCCGCGTTGCGCGAAGGTCGTCGTCGCTCCACGTCCGCCGGAATCCAACACCGGCACATTGTTCAACAGTCGCCGGACGAACTCTTCTGCCTCGCGATCGGTCCCGCCTCTTGTGAGAATCTGCCCCCATGCTGCCAGATAGCTGTAACGACCGTTGCCGGATGTTTTCGGGTTGGGCATGATGACACCCACGCCGGGCTTGGTAAGGTCGGCCCAATCGCGAATGCCCTTGGGATTGTCTTTCCGGACTAGAAAGACGATCGTGGACGTCCAAGGCACGCTGCCATGCGGCAGCCGTTGTCGCCAGTTCGCCCCGAGCAATTTGCCGACATCGGAGAGAATTGTGACGTCACTTTCTTGATTCATCGTCACGACATCGGCTTCCAAACCTCCCAGAACTGCACGCGCCTGGGCGCTTGAGCCGCCGTGAGATTGCTTGATGGTCACGGTTTGACCGGTCTTCTCCAGCCAATATTTCTCAAAAGCGGGATTGTACGCTTTATAGAATTCGCGGGACACGTCATAGGAGACGTTCAGCAATTCGTGCGGCTCTGCGCCGGCGGTTGCCGCTTCCGAGCACTGCGATGCGAGTAAGGACAACATGAGCAGGGAGGCGGCGCGATGTATTCCCGCTGATCCGCGCCTGGGCAAAAAACGTCTCACGATGCTCATTTGGATATCTGCAGATAGATCTTGTCGAATGTGCCACCGTCGGCAAAATGGGTCTTATTGGCGTTTTGCCAGTTGCCAAATAATTCCTGGAGCGTGAACAGCTCCACCTTGGGGAATTTTGTCTGCTTTGCCGCCACCGACTGAAGTCTCGGCCGATAGGAATGCTTGGCTGCAATCTCCTGACCTTCTTCAGAGTACAGATACTCGAGATAGGCTTGGGCGACTGCTCGGGTGCCGTGCTTATCGACCGTCTTATCGACAAGGCTCACCGTCGGTTCTGCCAAGATGCTGACCGGCGGCACGACGATATCGAATTTGTCTTTTCCCAGTCCTTCACCGCCAAGAAGAATTTCATTTTCCCAGTTGATCAGCACGTCGCCGATGCCTCGTTCCACGAACGTCGTGGTGGCTCCGCGTGCTCCCGAATCGAGAACCGGGACATTCTTAAAAAGAAGGGACAGAAATTCCTGTGCCTTCTTCTCATCGCCGCCGGATTGTTTGAGGGCATAGCCCCATGCGGCCAGATAGTTCCAGCGTGCGACACCGGAGGTTTTGGGATTCGGTGTGATGACGGAGACGCCCGGTTTGATCAGGTCTTTCCAGTCCTTGATGCCTTTGGGGTTGCCCTTTCTGACCAAGAACGCGATGGTTGATGTGTAGGGAGCGCTGTCGTGTGGGAGGCGGCTTTGCCAGTTGGCCGGAAGCAAAGCAGCCTTTTCAGAAATTGCATCGATATCGTAGGCTAGAGCCAGCGTCACCACATCGGCTTCGAGTCCGTCGATCACGGCCCGTGCCTGCTTGCTGGATCCGCCGTGAGATTGTTTGATCGTTACGGTTGTACCGGCCTTGGCCTTCCAATATTTTGCGAATGCCGCATTAAATTCCTGATACAGCTCGCGCGTCGGGTCATAGGACACATTGAGGAGGGAGACCGATTCGGCGGATTGAGTCGGAAGAGGCTGCCAGACGATGCCACTGATGATGAGGGCAACAGCGATGAAGTATGTAGGTGCCACGACACGATCCTTTCGTTGAGAAATAGTCATAGAGAATTCGCCGAGTCTACGACGTGCATGCATCCTTCATTTTGCCTGACTCTCGAACGGTCCTGACCCTGGATGGCCCGCGGTCCCAATATCCTGGCAAGCGAGGCCTGGGCCAAGAGACGCGTCGAGTCCAAGAGTGGAAGTGGTGCAGTTTCGGGAATCACGATCAGGGGCAGTTCCGTACAACCCAAAATCGCTGCGTCGTAGCCGGATGTGTGGAAGCGCTCGAGCACATCGTGAAGGAATACCTGTGAGCGTGCTGTGAAGCGGCCAGGAATGAGTTCGTTCATGATGATGTCATGAATGCGTGTCTGATCAGCCCAATCTGGAGTGGCGCATTCGATGCCCCATTTGCCGAGGTAGTCTGGATACAGGGAACTGGCCATGATCGTGCGTGTACCAAGCACGCCCACACGGCGGAAACCCCGGCGTGCGGCTTCGGCGGCCACTACCTGTGCAATGTGGAGCCAGGGCGCAGGGGTCGTCACGAATGGATAGGAGAGGTGCAGGGTATTATTCGGGCAAATGATCAGGGTCGCCCCCGCCCTGGCCAATTTGGCCGCGGACTGGGACATCAACGCCGCCACGTGAATCCAATCGTTCCGATCGACAGCGCTCAGATACGAGCGGAGCGGAAATGTATGTAAGCTGACTTCGGGATGTATGCAATTATACGAGGACTCCATTTCTGTGCATAAGATGCGGTAGCAGAGAGCCGCCCCTTCGGCCGTTCCCGCCACGATCCCGATATGTCCGCTGCTATTGGTGAATTCACAAATCATGAAAGTGACCCGTTGTATGAATGTAGACCCAACAGGTTCGTTGTCTGTCGTACAGATGAGCCCACTGCTCGGCTTCGTTTCCGATAATAAACGGGAAGCCCCAGTCGTCCCGCCTCCACGCGTACCTTCTTGGCAAGCGCATGGTTGACCCGGTCCAGAATGAGGATGACAGCGTCAGTTGCCTTGGGAATGGCCCGGCTCAGATCGCGGGTCTTTCGTCCGCTCCAATGGTTGATAGGTGTCCGCGTATCCGCCGCGATCCCTTGCGCCAACGTTCCCACCGAATCGCCTCCCACCACTAAGATGCTCACGATCCCTCCTTCCATCCGTCCAGCGGCGGAGCGGCAGTTGCTGCCGCAGAGCTGCCGCTCCTCCGGGTTCGTCACGCCGTCTTACGGGGTGACATGACTTTGTCGCGGTTCCAGACCAGGTTGAATCGGCAGTGCCGAAAGAGCTTCCCGGTAACGAATATAGAGTTCTTCCCGCTGCTCGGGCGCAAACAGCCGTCCTCCAGACTTCGCCTTGACCAGATATTCTTCCGGCTCGAAGGTGACGTCAAAAGCGGCGGAGCGTTCCGGAACGTTGGGCATCTGCCGGTCGTACTTGCCGATGTCGGGACCCGGACCGTGGCGGTCATGCACTTCACTGAGTGCGAGAATCAGTTGTGGATCCCGGACGGACAGCCATCCCGTCGTCGTTTCCTCTTCACCATGTTCGGTGACATGACTCAGATGAAAATAGACCCGCTGAGCCGCGGTTGCCTGAGCCAGCGCCTTGGAAAGCGCAGGAGCGAGCAGCGTAATTTCTTCATCCCGGAACGCTCTGGTCCGATTGGCTTCTCCGGACACCAACCGATGCACAAAATTTCGCTGTTCCCATGTCCGGACACCGCGGAGAAGCGTACCGATTTGAGTCGGCGTCAACGTGATCGGATGCGTATTATTGCCGGCATCGGGATCTCCCTCCAAGCGGACGACGTTGAGCCCCGACTCATAGATCGCCTTCTCCGGCACGACAGGCTTGCTGGCGCAAGCGGGGAGCAGGACGAAGGCGCCAAGAACCAACAAGGATGTGCGAACCTGCCATGAGAGCGTGTGAGGTGTCAGGGATCGACGGTTCATGGTTTGACCTCCTTCCGCTGTGCAAGGCTCACATCCGATGAGGATTGGTTGAAGCCGAACTGTTTCAACTGCTCCTGGACCTCCGGCGAGAGCAGAAACTCGGTGAAGTCCTTGGCGCCCGAGATGTTCTTTGCCGTCCATGCCGTGGCGACACCATAGCGGACGGGGTTATGCGAGTCGGGTGAGGCGGTGTCGAGAATACGGACGTTCGAGTGGCCGACGGCATCCGTTTGATAC
This window harbors:
- the cysT gene encoding sulfate ABC transporter permease subunit CysT produces the protein MPLILKQPSVLPGFGLTLGFATLYFSLIVLIPLSGLVIKTSTLTWDQFWHTVTEPRALASYRLTFGASLVGALINGVFGSIVAWVLVRYRFPGRAIVDALVDLPFALPTAVAGIALTAIYASNGWIGRLLEPLGIKVAFTPLGVLVALTFIGLPFVVRTVQPVLQDLDREVEEAAATLGASRWQTFRAVIVPELWPALLTGIAMAFARAVGEYGSVIFIAGNMPMKSEITPLLIMTKLEQYDYSGATSLGVVMLVISFLLSLIVNLLQWWSTARHAGR
- a CDS encoding sulfate ABC transporter substrate-binding protein; amino-acid sequence: MTISQRKDRVVAPTYFIAVALIISGIVWQPLPTQSAESVSLLNVSYDPTRELYQEFNAAFAKYWKAKAGTTVTIKQSHGGSSKQARAVIDGLEADVVTLALAYDIDAISEKAALLPANWQSRLPHDSAPYTSTIAFLVRKGNPKGIKDWKDLIKPGVSVITPNPKTSGVARWNYLAAWGYALKQSGGDEKKAQEFLSLLFKNVPVLDSGARGATTTFVERGIGDVLINWENEILLGGEGLGKDKFDIVVPPVSILAEPTVSLVDKTVDKHGTRAVAQAYLEYLYSEEGQEIAAKHSYRPRLQSVAAKQTKFPKVELFTLQELFGNWQNANKTHFADGGTFDKIYLQISK
- a CDS encoding sulfate/molybdate ABC transporter ATP-binding protein; amino-acid sequence: MSIQVEHVTKRFGAFTVLKDVSIHVQRGELVALLGPSGCGKTTLLRILAGLERPDEGRILLNGTEVTDQRITERRVGFVFQHYALFRHLTVADNVAFGLNVLPRAQRPSADRIRDKVEELLSLVQLQAMANRYPNQLSGGQRQRVALARALAVEPKLLLLDEPFGALDAKVRKELRRWLRRLHDDLHITSILVTHDQEEALESADRIVVLNQGRIEQIGTPDEVYEQPATPFVYKFLGDVNVFHGRAPHEQPGVDVDHALLPVSGDGATGDQEVTFVRPHDLELSLNRTTPTQLEATVHTVINAGARVRLELNSKHVEQSIEVELTKDRYRELKIQQGDVVFLYPKQLQIFRIPDPLSP
- a CDS encoding sulfate ABC transporter substrate-binding protein, producing the protein MLSLLASQCSEAATAGAEPHELLNVSYDVSREFYKAYNPAFEKYWLEKTGQTVTIKQSHGGSSAQARAVLGGLEADVVTMNQESDVTILSDVGKLLGANWRQRLPHGSVPWTSTIVFLVRKDNPKGIRDWADLTKPGVGVIMPNPKTSGNGRYSYLAAWGQILTRGGTDREAEEFVRRLLNNVPVLDSGGRGATTTFAQRGLGDALLTFEHEVSLIQKELGADRFDVVYPSASILTEGPVAVLDVIVDKHGTRKLAEAYLSYLYSEHGQELAATHHYRPRLASVAKKYAQLFPPVELFTADDVFGGWSRAIATHFTDGGTFDRLFQTRGDRSP
- the thiS gene encoding sulfur carrier protein ThiS yields the protein MVVTVNGKPEETRASVLLDLLKEKTIEPQMVAVELNDAMIDRASLDSTPLRDGDRIEFLFYMGGGR
- a CDS encoding aspartate/glutamate racemase family protein; this translates as MICEFTNSSGHIGIVAGTAEGAALCYRILCTEMESSYNCIHPEVSLHTFPLRSYLSAVDRNDWIHVAALMSQSAAKLARAGATLIICPNNTLHLSYPFVTTPAPWLHIAQVVAAEAARRGFRRVGVLGTRTIMASSLYPDYLGKWGIECATPDWADQTRIHDIIMNELIPGRFTARSQVFLHDVLERFHTSGYDAAILGCTELPLIVIPETAPLPLLDSTRLLAQASLARILGPRAIQGQDRSRVRQNEGCMHVVDSANSL
- the cysK gene encoding cysteine synthase A — encoded protein: MVHAYDDVTSLIGNTPLIRLNRLSPDGGATIYAKLESANPGGSVKDRICLNMINEAERSGRLEPGATIVEPTSGNTGIGLALVAAIRGYKLILVMPETMSLERVSLLSSYGADLVRTPGWESMLGSIREAEKIVAGHPSYFMPDQFSNPANPAVHRSTTAPEIWNALQGRFDAFVAGVGTGGTITGCGEVFKERNPAVQIIAVEPATSPVLSGGAAGPHKIQGIGAGFVPPILNRKLIDRVVTVTDEEAFQTAKALAKAEGLLVGISSGANVHAATRVAQELGPGKTVVTVLCDTGERYISMEKYFTA
- a CDS encoding DUF2325 domain-containing protein, with amino-acid sequence MSILVVGGDSVGTLAQGIAADTRTPINHWSGRKTRDLSRAIPKATDAVILILDRVNHALAKKVRVEAGRLGLPVYYRKRSRAVGSSVRQTTNLLGLHSYNGSLS
- the cysW gene encoding sulfate ABC transporter permease subunit CysW; protein product: MTTQAISRISHEEWKASLTSERALVRWILIAVALGYLTLFLFIPLAAVFTEALKHGLGAYFASFQDPDALAAIRLSLLAASLAVPLNAVFGIAAAWAIAKFEFVGKQFVITLIDIPLAVSPVISGLIYVLLFGAQGWLGPWLAQHDIRIIFALPGIVLATTFVTVPFIARELIPLMQSQGREEEEAALTLGASGWQTFMRVTLPNIKWSLLYGVILCNARALGEFGAVSVVSGHIRGLTNTLPLHVEILYNEYNAVGAFAVASLLTLLAIVTLIAKTIVERKTDPVRTTHAPDVHAQTGSHP
- a CDS encoding sigma-54-dependent Fis family transcriptional regulator encodes the protein MSSANAQASITIVKAKDPHALTLSTRASCLVFEDPASYALLERAQRIARSEATVLIIGETGTGKELIARHLHERSARHQGPFIAVNCAAITDSLMESELFGHERGAFTGAVASKAGWFETAHGGSLFLDEIGDLPLPLQAKLLRVVQEREVVPVGSRQPVAVDVRLIAATNVRLDEAVRAGRFREDLYYRLNVASLELPPLRQRTADVLPLAQHFLAEYGNRLGYSVVELSPSAARALLAYPWPGNIRELENTIHHALLVCSGSIVQPEDLRLPAARPPEITASTAPVRPARLEEGLRHLFDADTPDLYRLIDETVFQAAYEYCERNQLRTARLLGISRNIVRDRLLRYGLLKTQREHA